A stretch of Metabacillus sp. FJAT-52054 DNA encodes these proteins:
- a CDS encoding LytR family transcriptional regulator — MRAKKQNKKRRTWLWITLSVIGVLLLGAGLYAGYLIKRTNDTVANIQEEVKIEKTTPIVNLEKRDPISILLMGVDERKDDPGRSDSLIYMTVNPNKKEMHMVSIPRDTRTEIVGNNTTDKINHAYAFGGTAMTIATVQKFLGVDVDYFVKVNMESFKQIVDTVGGIQINNHLAFTYENETFNKGTITLNGEQALKYSRMRYEDPDGDFGRQLRQRKVIEAVIAKGATIQSITKFSDMLSVVENNVKTNLSFDNMWDMVSNYRDASSKMVQHSIDGKGTKIDGVYYLEVPEETRTALTKELQESLDITPSTASTN; from the coding sequence TTGAGAGCGAAAAAACAGAATAAGAAACGGAGAACGTGGCTATGGATCACTCTATCCGTCATCGGGGTTTTATTGCTGGGAGCCGGTTTATACGCGGGATATCTAATTAAACGAACAAATGATACCGTTGCCAATATTCAGGAAGAGGTCAAAATCGAAAAGACGACGCCTATTGTGAACCTGGAAAAGAGAGACCCTATCTCCATCCTGCTTATGGGCGTGGACGAACGGAAGGATGATCCCGGCCGCTCCGATTCTCTTATCTACATGACGGTCAATCCGAATAAAAAAGAAATGCACATGGTCAGTATTCCAAGGGATACAAGAACGGAAATTGTCGGGAACAATACGACGGACAAAATTAATCATGCTTACGCATTTGGCGGTACAGCGATGACCATTGCCACTGTTCAGAAATTCCTCGGAGTCGATGTCGATTATTTTGTAAAAGTCAACATGGAAAGCTTTAAGCAGATTGTTGATACAGTGGGCGGCATCCAAATCAACAACCACCTTGCTTTCACCTATGAAAATGAAACCTTTAATAAAGGTACGATTACACTCAATGGCGAGCAGGCACTTAAGTATTCAAGGATGAGGTATGAGGATCCGGATGGCGATTTCGGCCGCCAGCTTCGTCAGCGTAAAGTAATTGAAGCGGTCATTGCCAAAGGAGCCACTATTCAATCCATTACAAAATTCAGCGATATGCTGAGTGTCGTCGAAAACAATGTGAAAACGAACCTTTCCTTTGATAATATGTGGGATATGGTTTCAAATTATCGGGATGCGAGCAGCAAAATGGTTCAGCATTCAATTGATGGAAAAGGGACAAAAATCGATGGGGTGTATTACCTCGAGGTGCCTGAAGAAACGCGCACTGCCTTAACTAAAGAACTGCAGGAGAGCCTGGACATCACACCAAGCACAGCCAGCACTAACTAA
- a CDS encoding EAL domain-containing protein, with protein sequence MTPHFKNPLAWLGTITLTILGILGNYFSIEMFFGIDFLFGSIFVFIIIYTYGFKPGLAASLLTSLVTFYLWNHFFGVFILTAECLIVYLLHRRRGLNVVILDALYWFAIGTPLIFLFYYGVIGTEVLDTTIVALKYMVNGILNCLIFSILHLIYQQYILKKARTKSFQELLFITFTSVFLIPSMFLLVYEGNKVYRSELTDIREIASVKTQMISTSLTSWESTHRASLNTLRLYIASSGNMDNHLKDLGRTLPFVQDIYVFDHRKELDYLYSEASNLPFYDVTMLKLTELHPYVTDVYFNQFTREQMTSIVVPIHENNYTGFAVATYKLKDLLIMLNRMEPHENIEVSLYDEHTLTMYDLSQLKNGQLSSDVNLSKPFIMQPAEELNTNKMKRWKQSFLAEKADIPFIPWHPFTTVKIEPYQNDLYLSYIKLFGLVLIIIGFSFFIAYWLSNMLVSSIRRLSFITDQLSASKVTSQKIRWPRTSITEVSRLIKSFETLISDFNRVMLELRNKQKKLEYFAHFDVLTNMHNRYSFSEQLEKELRLASQFDRSVAVMFCDLDRFKLINDSLGHDTGDELLKELADTIRGICGERAILCRHGGDEFLIALPANGEESIESISKRLLEEISKPISIGENEVSVTCSIGISLYPNHADTIDDLISTADIAMYSAKEKGKNTFEFFNPELNNNLARRVQIENELLKALELEEFTLHYQPQVSLATRETTGLEALIRWNNPRLGSVSPAEFIPVAEETGMIRKIGEWVIDRAANDLNQLKQAGCGNLNVAVNISIKQFYHESLPAFIMDKLHEHSIPAQQFKIEITESVVIDHFDLVLKQLQTLKEAGIAIALDDFGTGFSSLNYLKILPIDIVKIDRSFIQDILSNEQDAAIVQAVIQIAESKSLTVIAEGVETNEQAAFLHSIGCPQGQGYVFSRPQPIEEIMKQLKTKG encoded by the coding sequence TTGACTCCACACTTTAAAAACCCGCTAGCATGGCTGGGAACCATCACATTAACGATACTTGGCATTCTCGGTAACTATTTCTCGATTGAAATGTTTTTTGGCATTGATTTTTTATTTGGATCCATCTTTGTTTTCATCATCATCTACACATATGGCTTTAAGCCTGGACTGGCTGCCTCCCTATTGACAAGCCTTGTCACCTTCTATTTGTGGAATCATTTTTTTGGCGTCTTTATTTTGACCGCTGAATGCCTCATCGTATACTTGCTTCACCGCAGGAGAGGTCTGAATGTCGTCATTCTCGATGCATTGTATTGGTTTGCCATCGGAACCCCGCTCATTTTTCTCTTCTATTACGGGGTAATTGGCACTGAGGTGCTGGACACCACAATTGTCGCTCTGAAATATATGGTCAACGGAATATTAAATTGCCTTATTTTTTCAATTCTTCATTTGATTTATCAGCAGTACATTTTGAAAAAAGCACGAACAAAAAGCTTTCAGGAGCTCCTTTTTATCACCTTCACCTCCGTCTTTCTTATTCCTTCCATGTTCCTGCTTGTCTATGAGGGGAATAAAGTATACCGAAGTGAACTCACGGATATTAGAGAAATTGCTTCCGTAAAAACGCAAATGATTAGCACCTCTTTAACGAGCTGGGAGTCCACTCACCGGGCATCACTAAATACATTGAGACTCTATATCGCAAGCAGCGGCAATATGGATAATCATTTGAAAGACCTTGGCCGCACGCTTCCGTTCGTTCAGGATATTTATGTTTTTGACCATCGGAAGGAATTGGATTACCTCTACTCAGAAGCTTCAAATCTCCCGTTCTATGACGTGACCATGCTCAAGCTGACAGAGCTGCACCCTTATGTAACGGATGTTTACTTTAATCAATTCACTCGAGAGCAGATGACGAGCATCGTTGTTCCTATTCATGAAAATAATTACACGGGCTTTGCCGTTGCAACCTATAAGCTTAAGGATTTGCTCATCATGCTGAATCGAATGGAGCCGCATGAAAACATCGAGGTCAGCTTATATGATGAGCATACCTTGACGATGTATGATTTGAGCCAGCTGAAAAACGGCCAGCTTTCGAGTGACGTCAATTTATCAAAACCGTTTATTATGCAGCCTGCTGAAGAGCTGAATACGAATAAAATGAAGCGCTGGAAGCAATCATTTTTAGCAGAAAAAGCGGATATTCCATTTATCCCCTGGCATCCCTTTACAACGGTAAAAATTGAGCCGTATCAAAATGATTTGTACCTCAGCTATATTAAGCTGTTCGGCCTGGTCCTGATTATTATCGGATTCTCATTTTTCATCGCCTATTGGCTGAGCAATATGCTGGTATCATCCATTCGCAGGCTTTCTTTTATTACAGATCAGCTTTCTGCTTCAAAAGTGACATCTCAGAAAATACGATGGCCTAGAACGAGTATTACAGAGGTTTCCAGGCTGATCAAAAGCTTCGAAACGCTGATTAGTGATTTTAACCGGGTCATGCTTGAGCTCAGAAACAAACAAAAGAAGCTCGAGTACTTTGCCCATTTTGATGTCCTGACGAATATGCATAACCGGTATTCCTTTTCGGAACAGCTGGAAAAAGAGCTGAGGCTCGCCTCGCAGTTTGACCGTTCCGTTGCCGTTATGTTCTGTGATCTGGATCGCTTTAAGCTCATCAACGATTCCCTCGGGCATGATACCGGTGACGAATTGCTGAAGGAGCTTGCTGATACAATCCGCGGCATTTGCGGGGAACGCGCGATATTATGCCGCCATGGGGGCGATGAATTCCTGATCGCCCTTCCCGCAAACGGAGAAGAATCCATTGAGTCTATTTCTAAAAGACTGCTTGAAGAAATCTCAAAGCCCATATCCATTGGTGAAAATGAAGTCAGTGTAACGTGCAGCATCGGAATCAGCCTTTATCCAAATCACGCGGATACGATTGATGACTTGATCTCAACTGCTGATATTGCCATGTATAGTGCGAAGGAAAAGGGAAAGAACACATTTGAATTCTTTAATCCGGAGCTGAACAACAATTTAGCACGGAGAGTCCAGATAGAAAATGAACTGCTAAAGGCGCTGGAGCTTGAGGAATTCACGCTTCATTACCAGCCGCAGGTATCGCTTGCAACGAGGGAAACGACCGGCCTTGAGGCGCTGATCAGATGGAACAACCCCCGCCTCGGCAGCGTGTCCCCGGCTGAATTTATCCCTGTGGCTGAGGAGACCGGGATGATCCGCAAAATTGGTGAATGGGTCATCGACCGCGCAGCGAACGATTTGAATCAGCTTAAACAAGCAGGCTGCGGCAATCTGAATGTGGCCGTCAACATTTCCATTAAGCAGTTTTATCATGAATCCCTGCCTGCTTTTATTATGGATAAGCTTCATGAGCACAGCATTCCTGCACAGCAGTTTAAAATTGAAATCACCGAAAGCGTTGTAATCGACCATTTTGATCTCGTCTTGAAGCAGCTCCAAACACTGAAGGAAGCAGGCATTGCCATCGCCCTCGATGATTTCGGGACAGGATTTTCTTCATTGAATTATTTAAAAATCCTTCCGATCGATATTGTTAAAATCGACCGCTCCTTCATTCAGGACATTCTTAGCAATGAACAGGATGCAGCCATCGTTCAAGCCGTCATTCAAATTGCCGAAAGCAAGAGCCTGACGGTGATCGCAGAAGGCGTGGAAACGAATGAACAAGCCGCCTTCCTCCACTCAATCGGCTGTCCTCAGGGACAAGGCTATGTGTTCAGCAGACCGCAGCCAATCGAAGAGATTATGAAACAGCTAAAAACGAAAGGGTGA
- a CDS encoding competence protein ComK: protein MKLRKSKKSLNTQALQGSVLRDQVQQKTACPYHTIYLKLAEGGEQMKIVEQYFIQKKTMALESKWDEYGHVYTIIHEEHEKLIIKKPATFVIEFNCVFYGSSYKGRLKAAGEILVGQKLLPVCICEFNDIYMFPTMSPKSDQVIWLAVDHVKEVRSSKNKSVVILSNGDQLFIPLLKEYITSKIGKTSQLAMTLQQRRRYLMEHNFWNDKYPFK from the coding sequence ATGAAGCTCAGGAAAAGCAAAAAATCCCTTAACACTCAAGCCCTGCAAGGAAGCGTGTTAAGAGATCAGGTGCAGCAGAAAACTGCCTGTCCATATCATACCATTTATCTTAAATTAGCAGAAGGGGGAGAACAAATGAAAATCGTTGAGCAATATTTTATTCAAAAGAAGACCATGGCTCTCGAATCGAAATGGGACGAATATGGTCATGTGTATACGATTATTCATGAAGAGCATGAGAAGCTGATCATCAAGAAACCCGCAACGTTTGTGATTGAGTTTAATTGTGTATTTTATGGAAGCAGCTATAAGGGGCGTTTAAAGGCAGCTGGAGAAATATTGGTGGGACAGAAGCTGCTGCCAGTATGTATATGTGAATTCAATGACATCTATATGTTTCCAACCATGTCCCCTAAAAGTGATCAGGTTATCTGGCTTGCAGTCGATCATGTGAAGGAAGTTCGGTCATCGAAAAACAAATCGGTTGTGATTTTATCTAATGGAGATCAATTGTTTATCCCTCTGTTAAAAGAATACATAACAAGTAAGATTGGAAAAACCTCTCAGCTTGCCATGACCCTTCAGCAGCGGCGCAGGTATTTAATGGAACATAACTTTTGGAATGACAAGTATCCGTTCAAATAG
- a CDS encoding CPBP family intramembrane glutamic endopeptidase, which yields MTDTYWKTDTGENSWKRYISSLLVILLFIVLGGAVYAIGLLLLTALDGNPDTYFDTVLGSAVGLSPFIDFVLLHATYLFWLLGLYIAIRFIHKRTLRSLITHRERLDWGRIGWGFGIFIGIYLILNVADWLLFKDGLALNNETSPSQFLILLGLVLVFTPIQTTVEELFFRGFLVQWLGKGLRHPILIALIIALVFGSLHFANPEMGRSALLVGLEYIVAGFMLTFIALKTGTAELSIGAHAANNIFLFLFISDELSVGGKLPAVFSVSGDVDPVSSLIGTVIIFGGFFWLSVRRYGVGRG from the coding sequence ATGACCGACACTTATTGGAAAACAGATACCGGGGAGAACTCCTGGAAACGGTACATCTCTTCACTGCTCGTCATCCTTTTATTTATCGTCCTCGGAGGAGCGGTATACGCCATTGGCCTTTTACTATTAACAGCCCTTGACGGCAATCCGGATACATACTTTGACACAGTCCTTGGCAGTGCGGTCGGACTCTCCCCATTCATTGACTTTGTCCTGCTTCATGCCACCTATTTATTCTGGCTGCTCGGATTGTATATAGCGATAAGATTTATCCATAAACGCACGCTCCGGTCTCTCATTACCCATCGCGAACGACTGGATTGGGGAAGAATCGGCTGGGGATTCGGAATATTTATCGGAATCTACCTGATCCTCAATGTAGCCGATTGGCTCCTATTTAAGGATGGCCTTGCATTGAATAACGAGACATCCCCCTCGCAATTTTTAATTCTTCTCGGTCTGGTACTGGTTTTCACGCCGATCCAAACAACCGTTGAAGAGCTATTCTTCAGAGGGTTCCTCGTTCAATGGCTTGGAAAAGGATTGCGCCATCCCATCCTGATCGCCCTGATCATCGCTCTCGTGTTCGGATCCCTCCACTTCGCCAACCCCGAAATGGGCCGGTCCGCGCTGCTGGTTGGATTGGAATACATCGTCGCCGGATTCATGCTCACCTTTATCGCACTGAAAACGGGTACAGCCGAGCTCTCAATCGGTGCTCATGCGGCGAACAACATCTTTTTGTTTCTATTTATATCCGATGAGCTCTCAGTTGGAGGCAAACTGCCGGCTGTGTTCTCCGTATCAGGTGACGTGGATCCCGTTTCGTCACTGATTGGGACGGTGATTATATTTGGGGGGTTTTTTTGGCTGAGTGTGAGGAGGTATGGGGTTGGGCGGGGTTGA
- a CDS encoding IS3 family transposase has translation MSLEKGGQITKSERFEIIHHLVENYSIYKLCLIAGVSRYGYYKWKKRLSRPLTKEEKRNQEMALLLREKYFEEKGRQGYRQLTTYLRDHHDLFVNYKRVRRLLNKMGLHARQRRKKIRHYDQESYFAPNLLKRNFKTDYPNDKLCIDITYVYAGSKRYYLCAIIDLFNKEIIAYHLSDKNDTELVLDTLKKADKKRDLKCATLHSDQGHQFTSHKYKNTLIGYQIVRSMSRRGNCWDNAPIESFFSHYKTEGLWLDRPRTLQQLVESTDEYMEFYNQRRYQKKLGYQSPKEFSKSVSN, from the coding sequence ATTAGCCTTGAGAAAGGAGGGCAGATAACCAAATCAGAGCGATTTGAAATCATTCATCATTTGGTGGAGAACTATAGTATCTACAAACTTTGTCTCATAGCTGGTGTTTCCCGATATGGCTATTATAAGTGGAAAAAGAGGCTCTCACGGCCTCTAACTAAGGAGGAGAAGAGAAACCAGGAAATGGCCCTTCTTCTCAGGGAGAAGTATTTTGAGGAAAAGGGACGACAAGGATACCGCCAATTGACCACCTATTTGAGGGATCACCATGATCTGTTCGTCAATTACAAACGTGTAAGAAGGTTATTGAATAAGATGGGGCTGCATGCACGTCAGAGACGTAAGAAAATCAGACATTACGATCAAGAAAGCTACTTTGCACCTAACCTTTTAAAACGTAATTTTAAGACCGATTATCCGAATGATAAGTTATGTATTGATATCACTTACGTCTATGCAGGGAGTAAGCGATACTATCTATGTGCCATCATTGATTTATTCAACAAAGAAATCATTGCTTATCATTTGAGTGACAAGAATGATACGGAGCTAGTCTTGGATACGCTCAAAAAAGCAGATAAAAAAAGAGACCTGAAATGTGCCACCCTGCATAGCGACCAGGGACACCAATTCACGTCTCATAAATACAAAAACACACTTATAGGGTATCAAATCGTCCGTAGTATGTCTAGAAGGGGGAACTGTTGGGACAACGCACCGATTGAATCATTCTTCAGTCATTATAAGACAGAAGGTCTTTGGTTAGATCGTCCCCGCACGTTACAACAATTAGTGGAATCGACAGATGAATACATGGAGTTCTATAATCAGCGAAGATACCAAAAGAAATTAGGCTATCAATCACCGAAAGAGTTTTCTAAAAGCGTATCAAATTAA
- a CDS encoding transposase yields MRKYSAEYKKKVVKFYHDHADMGYLSVAREFGIPSDETVRRWIKKDQVKEKPKPEKQEGQTTRRCLPSGWPKPRTLMEEKAFSDAENAYLKKLLALRKEGR; encoded by the coding sequence ATGAGAAAATACTCAGCGGAATATAAAAAGAAAGTGGTTAAGTTTTATCATGACCATGCAGATATGGGCTATTTAAGTGTGGCTAGGGAGTTTGGCATCCCTTCTGACGAAACGGTGAGACGGTGGATTAAAAAGGATCAGGTAAAAGAGAAGCCAAAACCAGAAAAGCAAGAGGGGCAAACGACGAGAAGATGTCTTCCATCTGGATGGCCTAAACCAAGGACGCTAATGGAAGAGAAAGCTTTTTCAGATGCGGAGAATGCTTACTTAAAAAAGTTATTAGCCTTGAGAAAGGAGGGCAGATAA